One Streptomyces sp. P9-A2 DNA window includes the following coding sequences:
- a CDS encoding TauD/TfdA family dioxygenase, translated as MSSIYPAPLLDEVEIRSGRPPIVRAEITSDATRWTAEHREALRAVVAEHGCVLIRGLGLRDVAGASAVFEQLSTRLMAEREAFAPRRIYADGVYSSAQWPPSQPMCMHHEQSYALEVPGLMLFVCLTAPHQGGATGVADAATVLEELPAALTERFEREGWLLTRSYNDEIGSSLIEAFGTDERGAVENYCRANAIEFAWQPDGALRTRQRRNAVIRHPVNGLRCWFNQVAFLNEWTLAPEVREYLVEVYGADGLPFNTRFGSGDPIGEDVVQLLNKIYEANTAREPWQPGDLMIVDNLRTAHSREPFEGPRDVLVAMADPVRLSDCSPTFEVTAR; from the coding sequence ATGTCCTCCATATACCCGGCGCCGCTGCTCGACGAGGTCGAAATCCGATCTGGCCGACCTCCGATAGTGCGGGCCGAGATCACCAGCGACGCGACGCGCTGGACAGCCGAGCACCGAGAGGCGCTGCGCGCCGTCGTCGCCGAGCATGGCTGCGTCCTGATCCGCGGCCTCGGGCTGCGCGATGTGGCCGGGGCCAGTGCCGTCTTCGAGCAGCTGAGCACCAGGCTGATGGCCGAGAGGGAGGCCTTCGCACCCCGGCGGATCTATGCCGACGGTGTGTACTCCTCGGCGCAGTGGCCGCCGAGCCAGCCGATGTGCATGCATCATGAACAGAGCTACGCGCTCGAGGTCCCCGGCCTGATGCTGTTCGTCTGCCTCACTGCGCCCCACCAGGGCGGGGCGACCGGAGTGGCCGACGCGGCGACCGTGCTCGAGGAACTGCCCGCCGCGTTGACCGAGCGGTTCGAGCGGGAGGGTTGGCTGCTCACCCGAAGCTACAACGACGAGATCGGGTCGTCCCTCATCGAGGCGTTCGGCACCGATGAGCGGGGCGCTGTCGAGAATTATTGCCGAGCCAACGCGATCGAGTTCGCATGGCAACCCGACGGGGCCCTGCGCACCAGGCAGCGCCGCAACGCCGTGATACGTCATCCGGTCAACGGGCTGCGCTGCTGGTTCAATCAGGTCGCGTTCCTCAACGAGTGGACACTGGCCCCCGAGGTCCGTGAGTACCTCGTCGAGGTCTACGGCGCCGACGGACTGCCGTTCAACACCCGTTTCGGAAGCGGCGACCCGATCGGCGAGGACGTGGTGCAACTGCTCAACAAGATCTACGAGGCCAACACCGCACGCGAGCCGTGGCAGCCCGGCGATCTGATGATCGTCGACAACCTACGCACCGCGCACAGCCGGGAGCCCTTCGAGGGACCGCGCGACGTGCTCGTCGCGATGGCCGACCCGGTGCGACTGTCCGACTGCTCGCCGACCTTCGAGGTGACCGCCCGATGA
- the sbnB gene encoding 2,3-diaminopropionate biosynthesis protein SbnB, which yields MTSVPTTVTASATSEPHTVRPFAVISGAQVQQVLEGREKQIVELAESIYRLHGAGDSVNPPSYFLRFPDRPTSRIIALPASIGGHVRVDGVKWISSFPENVQAGIPRASAVLILNDQETGYPFACLESSIISATRTAASAVLAADRLSRDRPRPTRVGFFGTGLIARYIHTFLAGNGWSFDETGVHDLSADSAAGFRRYLEQSGTTGRIVVHHSAEELIRGSDLVVFATVASEPHVSDPTWFSHNPVVLHVSLRDLAPEIVLASTNIVDDVEHCLKADTSPHLAEQLTGNRDFLQGTLDDVMAGRVTVPTGRPVVFSPFGLGVLDLAVGKYVYDETARSGKLHVVDDFFHELRRYG from the coding sequence ATGACCAGCGTCCCCACCACCGTGACGGCGTCCGCAACAAGTGAACCGCACACCGTGCGACCCTTCGCGGTGATCTCCGGTGCCCAGGTCCAGCAGGTGTTGGAGGGGCGCGAGAAGCAGATCGTCGAGTTGGCCGAGTCCATCTACCGGCTGCACGGCGCCGGTGACTCGGTGAACCCACCGTCGTACTTCCTGCGTTTCCCCGACCGCCCGACCTCCCGGATCATCGCGCTGCCGGCCTCGATCGGCGGGCACGTACGGGTGGACGGCGTAAAGTGGATCTCCAGTTTCCCGGAGAACGTTCAAGCCGGCATCCCGAGGGCGTCCGCCGTGCTGATCCTCAACGACCAGGAGACCGGTTACCCGTTCGCCTGTCTGGAGAGTTCCATCATCAGCGCCACCAGGACGGCCGCGTCCGCGGTGTTGGCCGCGGATCGGCTCAGCCGGGACCGGCCACGGCCCACGCGCGTCGGGTTCTTCGGGACGGGCCTGATCGCCCGCTACATCCACACGTTCCTGGCCGGCAACGGCTGGTCGTTCGACGAGACAGGCGTACACGACCTGTCCGCCGACAGCGCGGCAGGGTTCCGCCGCTACCTCGAGCAGTCGGGCACCACCGGCCGGATCGTGGTGCACCACAGCGCCGAGGAGCTGATCCGTGGCAGCGACCTGGTGGTCTTCGCCACCGTCGCCAGTGAGCCGCACGTCAGCGACCCTACGTGGTTCTCGCACAATCCCGTGGTTCTGCACGTGTCCCTGCGCGACCTCGCGCCGGAGATCGTTCTCGCCTCGACCAACATCGTGGACGACGTCGAGCACTGTCTGAAGGCTGACACCTCGCCGCATCTGGCCGAGCAGCTCACGGGCAACCGGGACTTCCTGCAGGGCACGTTGGACGACGTGATGGCCGGGCGGGTGACAGTGCCGACGGGCCGACCTGTGGTGTTTTCACCCTTCGGCCTCGGGGTGCTCGACCTCGCGGTCGGCAAGTACGTCTACGACGAAACGGCCCGCTCAGGAAAACTGCACGTCGTCGACGACTTCTTCCACGAACTGCGCCGCTACGGATAA